A stretch of the Thunnus thynnus chromosome 7, fThuThy2.1, whole genome shotgun sequence genome encodes the following:
- the dusp14 gene encoding dual specificity protein phosphatase 14 — protein MGSRSQGFFHHHHHHHRSSMVPATVPRLLPENGSLLGGIAQITPNLFLSRGNVASNRSLLLSKGITCVVNATIELPNFNWPHMEYVKVPLADMPHSPISLYFDSVADKIHSVGRKRGAVLVHCAAGVSRSASLCLAYLMKYHRVSLAEAHAWVKARRPVIRPNGGFWRQLIEYERKLFGRNSVKMVQTPYGVIPDVYERDRRSLAPYWGL, from the coding sequence ATGGGTTCCCGCAGCCAAGGCTtcttccaccaccaccatcaccaccatcgtAGCTCCATGGTGCCAGCTACGGTGCCGAGGCTACTGCCTGAGAATGGCAGCCTGCTGGGGGGTATCGCGCAGATCACCCCCAACCTTTTCCTCAGCAGGGGGAATGTGGCGTCCAACCGCAGCCTGCTGCTGTCTAAAGGCATCACCTGTGTGGTCAACGCCACCATCGAGCTCCCCAACTTCAACTGGCCGCACATGGAGTATGTAAAGGTCCCTCTGGCAGACATGCCACACTCCCCTATCTCCTTGTACTTCGACAGCGTGGCTGATAAGATCCACAGCGTGGGACGGAAACGAGGGGCGGTGCTGGTGCACTGTGCAGCCGGGGTTAGCCGCTCAGCCTCTCTCTGCCTGGCGTACCTCATGAAGTACCATCGAGTGTCTCTGGCAGAGGCCCACGCCTGGGTCAAAGCTCGTCGCCCTGTCATCAGGCCCAACGGCGGCTTCTGGCGTCAGCTCATTGAGTACGAGAGGAAGCTGTTTGGCAGAAACTCTGTTAAGATGGTGCAGACGCCCTACGGGGTCATACCGGATGTTTACGAGAGGGACCGCAGGAGCCTGGCTCCGTACTGGGGCCTGTGA